DNA sequence from the Deltaproteobacteria bacterium genome:
CTCCGCGAGGGGCTCAAGGAAAAGGTGAAGGCCGCCGGAGGAGCCGCGTCATTCCCTGCGGGTCCTGCCACATTCACCCCAGCTCAGACCGTTGAAGGCCTCGTGAAGCAGGGCGAGGAACACGGCGTCATGGCCGATCCTACAGAAAACCCAGACATCCGATCCCTGAAGGAGACCCTGCTCTATGGACTCAAGGGGGTCTGCGCCTATGCGGATCATGCCCAGATACTGGGCCAGGAGGATGAAAAGGTCTATGCCTTCATCCACGAGGGGATGGCAACCACGCTCAGGAAGGACCTGGGCCTTGACGACTGGGTAGGGCTTGTCCTCAAATGCGGCGAGACAAACCTCCGGACCATGGAGCTCCTTGATGCCGCAAACACCGGCACATACGGGCACCCGGTGCCGACCAAGGTCCCCCTCGGCGCAAGAAAGGGAAAGGCGATCCTCGTCTCTGGACACGACCTTAAGGATCTTGAAGAGATCCTGAAACAGAGCGAGGGAAAGGGCATCAATGTCTATACCCACGGCGAGATGCTCCCCTGCCACGGCTATCCGGAACTGAAAAAATATCCCCACTTCTACGGGCACTACGGGACTGCCTGGCAGAACCAGATAAAGGAGTTCCCGGAGTTTCCCGGCCCCATCGTCATGACCACCAACTGCATCCAGAGGCCGGCAGATGCGTATAAGGACCGGATCTTCACCTCTGGGATCGTGGCCTGGCCGGGCGTCCCCCACATCAAAAACCGCGACTTTACCCAGGTGATCCAGAAGGCCCTTGAGACCCCGGGATTCCCCGAGGACACGGACAAGGGCTCGGTCATGGTGGGATTTGCGAGAAACGCGGTCCTCTCAGTGGCTGACAAGGTGATAGAGGCCGTGAAGGCGGGAAAGATTCGCCACTTCTTCCTAGTTGCGGGCTGCGACGGCGCGAAACCCGGCAGGAACTACTACACCGAGTTCGTGGAGAAGGTGCCCAAGGATTGCGTGGTACTTACGCTCGCATGCGGGAAGTTCCGCTTCTTCGACAAGGACCTCGGCGACATCGGTGGCATTCCTCGTCTCCTTGACGTCGGCCAGTGCAACGACGCCTACTCGGCGATCCAGATCGCCGTTGCCCTTGCAAAGGCCTTCAACTGCGGGGTAAACGACCTTCCCCTCTCCTTGATACTTTCCTGGTACGAGCAGAAGGCAGTGGCGATCCTGCTTACCCTTTTCCACCTTGGCATAAAGAACATCCGCTTAGGACCCAGCCTTCCTGCCTTCATCACGCCGAACGTGCTCGACGTGCTCGTGAAGACCTATAACATAAGGCCCATCACCACCCCGGACGAGGACCTCAAGGCCATCCTGGGGTAAGATGCATGATCAAATCCCGTCCCTTCACCAAACGAAGGGACGGGGGGGAGGTCTTATAATCATGAAATGCCCAGGACAGGACAGCCGCTACTGGAAACCAGGGGCCATCTTTGAGATCCCCTGCCCCGGCTGCGGAAAGGCCGTGGAATTCTTCAAGGACGACGTCTTTCGCACCTGCCCGTCCTGCAGGACCAAGATCCACAACCCAGGCATGGACTTCGGCTGCGCCAGGTACTGCCCCTATGCCAAGGAATGCGTAGGGAGCCTTCCGCCCGAATTAGAGGAAGGGAAATAAGGAAAATTTCCCCATCAGTCCCTCTCGTCCCATCATAAACGTCTTCCACAGAAATCCCCACGAAAATCTGTGACAAAAAGGGGTGAGACCAAAAGACACAATCGATTCACTTCGTCCCGGACTCTGGAGACACGCCTGCTCCCTCGAATGTGGCCATCTCGCGATAGATCCTGAGACCCGCCTCCACAAGACACATGGCGAGCACGGCACCAGTCCCTTCTCCAAGACGAAGATCGAGGTCGAGGACCGGGGAAAGCCCCAAATGCGCAAGCTGGATACGGTGGCCCGCCTCCACTGAGACATGGGAGGCAAAGAGGTAATCCGTGACAGACGGGGAGAAGGCCTGGGCAGCGACGGCCCCGGCAGTAGAGATGAATCCATCAACCACTACTGGTACACGCAGGGACGCAGCACCGAGGAGGAAACCGCAGATCCCGGCTATCTCGGCCCCCCCGATTGAGGCAAGGACCCCGAGGGGATCGGCTGGATCCGGACGGTGAAGGGAGAGCGCCCTTTCGATGACCCGGATCTTGCGCGCCAAGGCCTCGTCTCCTATCCCCGTCCCCCGGCCCGTGACCTCCCGGGGGGAGGTGGCGCACAAGACCGCCGTGATGGCGCTCGCAGGTGTAGTGTTTCCGATCCCCATCTCTCCTGTGGCAAGAAGGCCCATCCCCTCTGAAACGAGATCCCGGGCCACCTCGGCCCCGGCCATGATGCACAAGGCGGCCTCCTGCCGGGTCATGGCCGGCTCTCGCGCCATGTTGCGGGTCCCACGGACGACCTTTTTGAGAAGAAGCCCCGGGACAGCTCCGAAGTCCCAATCCACCCCGATGTCAACGACCCTGACCTCGGCCCCGGCGTGGCGCGCGAGGACGTTGATCCCCGCGCCTCCTGCAAGGAAGTTGAGGACCATCTGGCGGGTGACCTCCTTGGGAAAGGCGCTGACACCTTCCTCCACCACCCCGTGGTCTCCAGCAAAGACCGCCACCGCCTTTTTGGGGGATGCCGGCATGAACTCTCCACGGATGCAGACGTAACGCATGGCCAGCTCCTCGAGCCTCCCAAGGCTTCCTTTGGGCTTGGTGAGGGAATCGAGTCTGGCCTGGGCCGCCTTGGCAAGAAGATCCTCGCGTATCGGAAGGACCCTGGCTGCAAGGGCATAAACGTCATTTTCCACTTCCACTTCCTTTTTGTCCTCCATTTACGGCCTGATTTTCATGGGCAGGCCAGCCACGACGAAATAAACCGACGAGGCGCGCCGCGCAATCCCCTGGTGGAGCCTGCCTGCCAGATCGCGAAAGGCCCGCGAAACCGGATCCATGGGGACGATCCCAAGGCCCACTTCGTTCGAGACCATGATCACCGGGCAGGCGACTTCAGAAAAGGTATCCACCAGTTCCTCGATCGCGGGCCCCACGGCAGCTGGCATACGCTGGATGAGATTAGAGATCCAGAGGGTGAGGCAATCGACGAGCAGGACTGGGTACCTTTCTGCCTCGCGCCGCATGACCTCGGCAAGGCCCACAGGCTCCTCGATCGTCTCCCAGCGCTCCCCGCGCTCCAACCTATGCCTGAGGATCCTCGCCTCCATCTCCTCGTCAAGGCACTCGGCGGTTGCAACAAAAAGCCCCCTCCCCCCCTCCGGGATGAAGTCCTCGGCGAGCGAAAGGGCAAAGGCGCTTTTTCCTGAGCGGGCCCCGCCGAGAACGAGTACCTTTTCTCTTCGCCCTGCCTCCCCCTTGACTCGTTCCATGACCATGCCTAATCTTTTTTTTGAAAAACATCGAATCAGAGACCATACCTGAAAGTAAGGAGGACGAAAACCATGTTTGAAATCACACCATGGAGACCGTTCCGCGAGCTTGAAAGGATAAGAAGGGAAATGGATCGGCTCTGGGGCGATCTATTTACCCCGGCAGCCCCTTCTGAACTCGGGTGGGTGCCGCCCGTTGACATCTCCGAGACCAAAGACGCCATCCTCGTCCGGGCAGAGATCCCCGGCATGGACGCGAAGGACATCGATATCTCCATCGTAGGAGACACCCTCACCATCAAGGGGGAGAAAAAGCAGAAGGTCGAGGAAAAGGACGAAAACTACTACCGGATCGAGTGCAACTACGGCACCTTCACCCGGACGCTGAGACTCCCGACAACAGTTGACGCCGACAAGGTACAGGCAAAGTACGAAAAGGGGGTCCTCAATATCCAGCTCCCCAAGAAAGAAGAGGCAAAACCCAAGCAGATCGAGGTCAAGACCGCCTGATCTCTTCGAAAATCTCGTCTCTGTTACAGAAAGGCGTCCCATGGTGGACGCCTTTCATGTTTCAGGATGTCCTGTCGTGTTTGAGAGATCATAGACCGTTTTTGTGAAGGGTTTCGGTTTCATTTCCTCCTGAATCCGTGAGATATGCACTCAACCTTTCGATTTCACAGCATAAGCCTACGGCCGGGGTATTTGTGGATGGAGGCGCCCATGGATGGGGCTCGAATGGCAAATCCGCCCCCATGGACAGGAGGCTATTTGCCGCACGAAACAAATACCCCGGGCGTAGGCTCACGGATTCAGGCACTTTGAAAGAGACCCGTTAAAATCTCCCATACATTGATGAACAGGCCAGCCTCAGATGAATCTCACGACTCATGGATCAGGCCCTTCCATGGGCACTCACAGGTCTCAGCATCTTCGTGGCTGTGTTCAACATCAAAAAACGCCGATCGAGTTTTGCGATCTACACCTTTGCGAACATCGGCTGGATCGCCGTTGACATCTATCACGGAATCTATGCTTAGGCACTCCTTTTCATGGTTTTTACCGGGCTTTCCACCTGGGGCTGGATTGAATGGAGAAACGAGCCATGGGGCAGAAAATAGGACTCCCCTTCGAGACCTTTGAGCACGGCGCTGACATCGGGGTTCGTGGACGGGGAAAGACCCTCAATGAGGCATTCGAGAACGCAGCGCGTGCCATGTTTTCCCTCATGGTCGAGGACATTGGGGCGATCATGCCCAAAAAGACGGTTCATGTCTCCTGTGCGTCCTATGACAGGGAAGGACTCCTCACGGCATGGCTCAATGCGCTTCTTGCCGAGGCATCCATTTCGGGCATACTCTTTCGGGACTTCACCTGCTCCATCGAGGACACCAGCGCCACAGGAACCGCTACAGGTGAGCCTTTTGACCCGTCCCGGCATCAGGCAGGGGTGGAGGTAAAGGGGGCTACCTTCACGGAACTTCGTGTCTTCGAGGAAGGAGGGATATGGACGGCACAGTGCGTGGTGGACGTTTGAACAGGATCTGCAAAACCTGACGGGAGGGAGCGATATGGATCTCAAAAAACTCAAGAAACACGCAGAATGCATCTGGGAGATCCCGCAAAAGGGCGAGATGCGGGTCCCAGGTTTCATCTATGCCGATGAAAAACTCGTCTCCGAGATGGATGAAAAGGTCTTCGAGCAGATCTCCAATGTCGCATGCCTGCCGGGGATCGTCCGAGCGGCCATGGCCATGCCTGATGCCCACTGGGGGTACGGTTTTCCCATCGGCGGAGTGGCGGCATTTGACCCAGACGCTGGAGGGATCATCTCAGTTGGAGGCGTGGGCTACGATATCTCGTGTGGCGTGAGGACCATGACCACCGGCATGACAAAGGACGAGATCACCCCCCACGTCAACCGTCTCATCGACCGACTCTTCGAGGTGGTCCCATCAGGGGTAGGCTCTGAAGGAAAGATCCGGCTCACACCCGAAGAACTCGACGACGTGCTCGTTGGAGGTGCAAAATGGGCGGTTGAACGCGGATACGGGATTCCCGAGGACCTCGCCCACATCGAGGAAGACGGCATGCTTTCCGGTGCCGACCCTTCATGTGTCTCCGATACGGCGAAAAAACGCCAGCACCGGCAGGTCGGGACCCTTGGATCCGGAAATCACTATCTTGAGATCCAATATGTGGATGAGATCTTCCACGAACCCTCGGCTTCTGGTCTCGGGCTCCGGACGGGAGACGTGTTGGTCGCCATCCATTGCGGTTCCAGGGCCCTCGGGCACCAGATCGGGACCGACTATCTTCAAATTCTCGGCCAGGCTGCGCAAAAATACCGGATCCCGATCCGGGAGCGCGAACTCGTCTGTGCCCCTATCCGCTCTCCCGAAGGCGAACGGTACTACAAGGCCATGGCCTGCGGCGTCAACTGCGCCCTTGCCAACAGGCAGGTGATCGGACACCTGGTGCGAGAGGTCTTTGCCGAGATCCTCCCCAAGGCGACGATCAGGCTCCTCTACGACGTGAGCCACAACACCTGTAAAGTCGAAGAACATGAGGTGGACGGCAAGAAAAAACGGCTCTATGTCCACCGAAAGGGGGCGACAAGGGCGTTTGGGCCTGGGCGCACGGAACTCCCGCCCTCCATTCGGGACGTAGGACAGCCTGTCTTCATCGGCGGGACCATGGGCACGCACTCCTACATCATGATCGGCATCGAGGAAGGGGAGCGGCTCGCCTGGAGCTCGGCCTGCCACGGCGCAGGAAGGGCCATGAGCAGACATGCAGCCCTCAAAAAGTGGAAAGGGGCCAAGGTGGTCTCTGACCTCGCACACCGGGGGATCATCGTACGGACGGCCAGTTACCGAGGCGCGGCCGAGGAGGCGCCCGATGCCTACAAGGACGTTACCGAGGTCGTGGATGCGACCCACAGGGCAGGACTTGCCCGCATGGTAGCCCGTGTAAGACCCTTAGCGTGCATAAAAGGGTGATGGAAAATGTCACGTAAATGTAACATTTAGACAAACCCCTTCGACTTTTCCTCGTAAGCGGATCCGTTTATCATTTCCTGAATCCGTGAGATATGCACTTAACCTTTCGATTTCACAGGATAAGCCGACGGACCACGGATTGCTGTAATCGGCCCTGTGGAAATGCGTCCGAAATATGGTTGCGAAATAGCGTTTCTCTGTGTCCTCTGTGCTCTCTGTGGTAAGAGGTTTGCCCTAATGATGCCTGCAACCGAGTTTTTGTCTGATCGTCCAATGAAAGTGCTCGTCGTCGAGGACGAAGACGACATAGCCGACCTCATTCGCTTCAACCTCGAAAAATCCGGATTCATCCCCCATGTCCTTTTCGAGGGAAGACACATGCTCCACTCAGTCAGGGAATTTGGACCCGACCTCCTCGTCCTGGATCTCATGCTCCCTGATTCCAACGGTCTCGACCTGTGCAAAAGGCTGCGGGAAGACCCGGATCACGGCCACCTCCCTGTCATAATGCTGACTGCCAAGGGCACGGAAGGGGACCGGATCCAGGGGCTTGAAAGCGGAGCGGACGACTATATTGTCAAGCCATTCAGCCCGAAAGAACTGGTCCTCAGGATCAAGGCGGTTCTCTCCCGGACGTACACCGGCGCTACCAATCGGAGCCCTTCCACGAACGGAATCATCGTCAAGGGACCGGTCACCATGGATCTCGATCGCCACACGGTCCTGATCGAGGGGAAAAAGACAGACCTGACGGCTACGGAATACCGGCTACTTCGAGAGCTCATCACCCATACGGGCAAAGTGAGGTCCAGAGAAACCCTTCTTGACAAGGTCTGGGGATACAGTTTCGAAGGCTATGCCAGGACCGTAGACACCCACATCCGACGACTTCGAAAGAAGATCGGCATCGCCTCGGACCTCATCGAGACCATCAGGGGCATCGGATACCGATTCAGGGAAGAATCCTGAGGTGGATCCGTGGCTTGTGGCCGCGGCCGCTTTCGCGGTAGGTATAGGGTCTGGATACATCGGATGTTTCGTGCGTCTCTACCGGGAAAGGCGTCGGCGTGAGGAAGAGATCCGAAGTCTCTTCGAAGCCATCTCCTCAGATGGAGGAATTCGCCTTCCCCCCTCCTCGACTGGTGGCATGCCCACACACATCGATCATGGGCACGTCATCCAGACGATTCAAAATCTTGACAGGGAAAAACGCCTTCTTACCTCCGCCCTGAACCATATCGAGGAAGGGGTCCTCATCCTGGATCCTCCTGACACCATACGTCAGGTGACATCGCCCCTTCTTGCGCTTATCGGCGCAAAGGGCACACCAAAAGATTGGACCGGGAGGTCCCTCATCGAGCTTTCCCGCGAGAGAAGACTCCTTACCGCCGTGGAAACCGCCTGGAGCGGCACGAGACCGGAGAAGATCTCTTTCACATGCGGGGCCAAGAACATCGAGGTCGTCCTTCATCCTCCGGGCAGGGATGGGACCATTTTGAGCGTCTGGAAGGATATCACCCCCCTTGTGAGGACCAAACGGGCAGGCGAGGATCTGGTCTCCAATGTCGCCCATCAACTCCGAACGCCTCTGACAAGCATCAAGGGCTACGCGGAAACGCTCCTCGAAGGCGACATGGGAGACCCCGCTTCCTCAAAGAGGTTCATCGCGACCATCCTCAAAAACGCAGACAAGCTCTCCCGGCTCGTCACCGACATACTGACGCTGGCCAGGCTCGAAGGAACGGACATGCAAACCGCGGCGGAGACATTTGTGTGGCAGGACCTCATTTCACGAACCGTGGATGGCCTCCTGCCCGAGGCCGCGAAAAAAGACATCACCATCGAGACCATATTACCCCGAACGCCAATAGAGGGCCGCGGAAGCAGGCAGGATCTCGAACAGGCCGTCTTCAATCTCCTTGACAACGCCGTCAAGTACGCCCCTCGGGAGACAAAGGTGACCGTCCTCTTGGAGGTTAGGGAGAATAATGTCCTGATTTCCGTAGAGGACCGTGGACCCGGCATCCCCATGGACCTTGCTGACCGCATATTCGAAAAATTCTTCCGCATCCAGGGGAAAAAGGGACAAGACGTCCCGGGAACCGGGCTCGGACTTGCCATTGTCAAGGAGATCATAGAGGCCCACGGAGGCAAGGTCTGGCTGAAAAGCGGGGTGGGGCTGGGTTCCACTTTTTTTGCACTCATCCCTTTGGGTAGGAACACGATTTTGGATTGACAAGTTTTCAGCAGAAGGATAGTTATTAAAATTTCTATCAGTATTTTGAGGTGAAATAATGGCGAAGATGGCCGGCAAACAGATGTTCGTTGAGGCGCTCAAACGAGAAGGCGTCCAGGTGATCTTTGGCTATCCCGGCGGGGCGATCATCGACCTTTATGACGCGCTCGACCAGGACGGCACCATCAAACACATCCTCGTACGGCATGAACAGGGCGCTGCCCACGCGGCGGACGGATATGCACGCGCCTCCGGAAGGGTCGGGGTGTGTCTTGCGACTTCAGGGCCAGGTGCCACGAATACGGTGACAGGCATTGCAACCGCCTATATGGACTCCGTCCCCATAGTGGTCTTCACAGGCCAGGTCCCCACGGCCCTCATCGGAAACGACGCCTTTCAGGAGGTGGATATCGTCGGCATCACCCGACCATGCACCAAGCACAACTATCTCGTCAAGGATGTAAAGGACCTCCCCCGGGTTATCAAGTCGGCCTTTTACATCGCCCGCACTGGAAGGCCCGGTCCCGTGCTTGTGGACATCCCCAAGGACGTACAGAACGCCAAGGCCGAATTCAACTACGACGAAGAGATCAAACTTCGTTCATACAATCCCGTCCTTGATCCCCACATCAAACAGATCGAGAAGGCGTATCACCTTTTCGAACACTGCAAAAGACCCATACTCTACGTGGGAGGAGGAGCCGTGATCTCCGGGGCGCACGAGGAAGTCCGTGAACTCGCCGAACTTATCCACGCCCCTGTTGCCATGACCCTCATGGGTCTCGGCGCATTCCCTGGCACCCATCCTTTGAACATCGGCATGCTCGGCATGCACGGGACCTATTGCGCCAACATGACCATGGCGAACTCGGACCTCATCCTCGCTATCGGCGCCCGTTTCGACGACCGCGTCACTGGAAAGGTCGACGCCTTTGCGCCACATGCCAAGATCATCCATATCGACGTGGATCCCACGTCCATCCAGAAAAACGTCAAGGTGGACATCCCCATCGTGGGCGACTGCCGAAAGGCCCTCCAGAAACTCATCAAGGTCATAGCGGACAATGGACGCCCTACAGAGACATGGAAAGAGATATTCTCTCCATGGTGGGAACAGATCCACGCGTGGGAAAAACGCCACCCCCTTGGATACAAAAAAGACCCGAACGTCATCAAGCCCCAATTCGTCATCGAGACCCTTTACGGCATGACCAAGGGCCGCGCCATCATCACCACCGAGGTGGGGCAGAACCAGATGTGGACGGCCCAGTTCTACAAGTTCGACAGCCCACGGAGCATCCTCTCCTCCGGCGGCCTCGGGACTATGGGCTACGGGCTTCCCGCAGCCATCGGGGCACAGATGGCGTTTCCTGACCGGCTCGTCATCGACATCGCTGGTGACGGAAGCATCCAGATGAATATCCAGGAGCTGGCGACGGCCATGGAACAGCGGCTTCCCATCAAGATCGTCATCCTCAACAACCGGTTCCTCGGCATGGTCCGTCAATGGCAGGAACTTTTCTACGACCGCCGCTACGTAGCGACGGACTTCACCTTCACCCC
Encoded proteins:
- the hcp gene encoding hydroxylamine reductase → MFCFQCEQTAKGTGCTTMGVCGKKPDVAALQDLLIYTIKGLSQVAAEGRKAGVSDREVNVFTCEAVFSTLTNVDFDPERLVGLIRRCVELREGLKEKVKAAGGAASFPAGPATFTPAQTVEGLVKQGEEHGVMADPTENPDIRSLKETLLYGLKGVCAYADHAQILGQEDEKVYAFIHEGMATTLRKDLGLDDWVGLVLKCGETNLRTMELLDAANTGTYGHPVPTKVPLGARKGKAILVSGHDLKDLEEILKQSEGKGINVYTHGEMLPCHGYPELKKYPHFYGHYGTAWQNQIKEFPEFPGPIVMTTNCIQRPADAYKDRIFTSGIVAWPGVPHIKNRDFTQVIQKALETPGFPEDTDKGSVMVGFARNAVLSVADKVIEAVKAGKIRHFFLVAGCDGAKPGRNYYTEFVEKVPKDCVVLTLACGKFRFFDKDLGDIGGIPRLLDVGQCNDAYSAIQIAVALAKAFNCGVNDLPLSLILSWYEQKAVAILLTLFHLGIKNIRLGPSLPAFITPNVLDVLVKTYNIRPITTPDEDLKAILG
- the ilvB gene encoding biosynthetic-type acetolactate synthase large subunit, which encodes MAKMAGKQMFVEALKREGVQVIFGYPGGAIIDLYDALDQDGTIKHILVRHEQGAAHAADGYARASGRVGVCLATSGPGATNTVTGIATAYMDSVPIVVFTGQVPTALIGNDAFQEVDIVGITRPCTKHNYLVKDVKDLPRVIKSAFYIARTGRPGPVLVDIPKDVQNAKAEFNYDEEIKLRSYNPVLDPHIKQIEKAYHLFEHCKRPILYVGGGAVISGAHEEVRELAELIHAPVAMTLMGLGAFPGTHPLNIGMLGMHGTYCANMTMANSDLILAIGARFDDRVTGKVDAFAPHAKIIHIDVDPTSIQKNVKVDIPIVGDCRKALQKLIKVIADNGRPTETWKEIFSPWWEQIHAWEKRHPLGYKKDPNVIKPQFVIETLYGMTKGRAIITTEVGQNQMWTAQFYKFDSPRSILSSGGLGTMGYGLPAAIGAQMAFPDRLVIDIAGDGSIQMNIQELATAMEQRLPIKIVILNNRFLGMVRQWQELFYDRRYVATDFTFTPDFVKIAEAYGATGLRATRPDEVEDVLKKGLETPGLVIMEFVIAREEGVFPMVPAGKATTEMLLV
- a CDS encoding RtcB family protein, producing the protein MDLKKLKKHAECIWEIPQKGEMRVPGFIYADEKLVSEMDEKVFEQISNVACLPGIVRAAMAMPDAHWGYGFPIGGVAAFDPDAGGIISVGGVGYDISCGVRTMTTGMTKDEITPHVNRLIDRLFEVVPSGVGSEGKIRLTPEELDDVLVGGAKWAVERGYGIPEDLAHIEEDGMLSGADPSCVSDTAKKRQHRQVGTLGSGNHYLEIQYVDEIFHEPSASGLGLRTGDVLVAIHCGSRALGHQIGTDYLQILGQAAQKYRIPIRERELVCAPIRSPEGERYYKAMACGVNCALANRQVIGHLVREVFAEILPKATIRLLYDVSHNTCKVEEHEVDGKKKRLYVHRKGATRAFGPGRTELPPSIRDVGQPVFIGGTMGTHSYIMIGIEEGERLAWSSACHGAGRAMSRHAALKKWKGAKVVSDLAHRGIIVRTASYRGAAEEAPDAYKDVTEVVDATHRAGLARMVARVRPLACIKG
- the cobT gene encoding nicotinate-nucleotide--dimethylbenzimidazole phosphoribosyltransferase produces the protein MEDKKEVEVENDVYALAARVLPIREDLLAKAAQARLDSLTKPKGSLGRLEELAMRYVCIRGEFMPASPKKAVAVFAGDHGVVEEGVSAFPKEVTRQMVLNFLAGGAGINVLARHAGAEVRVVDIGVDWDFGAVPGLLLKKVVRGTRNMAREPAMTRQEAALCIMAGAEVARDLVSEGMGLLATGEMGIGNTTPASAITAVLCATSPREVTGRGTGIGDEALARKIRVIERALSLHRPDPADPLGVLASIGGAEIAGICGFLLGAASLRVPVVVDGFISTAGAVAAQAFSPSVTDYLFASHVSVEAGHRIQLAHLGLSPVLDLDLRLGEGTGAVLAMCLVEAGLRIYREMATFEGAGVSPESGTK
- a CDS encoding Hsp20/alpha crystallin family protein, with protein sequence MFEITPWRPFRELERIRREMDRLWGDLFTPAAPSELGWVPPVDISETKDAILVRAEIPGMDAKDIDISIVGDTLTIKGEKKQKVEEKDENYYRIECNYGTFTRTLRLPTTVDADKVQAKYEKGVLNIQLPKKEEAKPKQIEVKTA
- the cobU gene encoding bifunctional adenosylcobinamide kinase/adenosylcobinamide-phosphate guanylyltransferase, which codes for MERVKGEAGRREKVLVLGGARSGKSAFALSLAEDFIPEGGRGLFVATAECLDEEMEARILRHRLERGERWETIEEPVGLAEVMRREAERYPVLLVDCLTLWISNLIQRMPAAVGPAIEELVDTFSEVACPVIMVSNEVGLGIVPMDPVSRAFRDLAGRLHQGIARRASSVYFVVAGLPMKIRP
- a CDS encoding response regulator transcription factor, yielding MKVLVVEDEDDIADLIRFNLEKSGFIPHVLFEGRHMLHSVREFGPDLLVLDLMLPDSNGLDLCKRLREDPDHGHLPVIMLTAKGTEGDRIQGLESGADDYIVKPFSPKELVLRIKAVLSRTYTGATNRSPSTNGIIVKGPVTMDLDRHTVLIEGKKTDLTATEYRLLRELITHTGKVRSRETLLDKVWGYSFEGYARTVDTHIRRLRKKIGIASDLIETIRGIGYRFREES
- a CDS encoding archease codes for the protein MGQKIGLPFETFEHGADIGVRGRGKTLNEAFENAARAMFSLMVEDIGAIMPKKTVHVSCASYDREGLLTAWLNALLAEASISGILFRDFTCSIEDTSATGTATGEPFDPSRHQAGVEVKGATFTELRVFEEGGIWTAQCVVDV